In Gossypium arboreum isolate Shixiya-1 chromosome 3, ASM2569848v2, whole genome shotgun sequence, the sequence TATTGAATCCATTCAAGGTAGATTTTAAAGCCAACTAAATAGAGATTTAGCTATATGAATTATTGAACTGTATCGAAGACAATGGAGGGTAGTAATCCAATATGTCTCAAAGGAGGCTAATACGACTGCACATGCTCTTGCCAGATTGATGAAGCAATTTCCTGTTGGTCCACATGTTCTTCAGAATATACCTTTAGTGGCAACAGATCAATTACAAAGAGAGAATTCTTCATCTAGCTTTGAatagtattattatttaaaaaaaaatactcaaCCTTATTTATTCTAGAAAAGGTACTTATTTCCCAATAAATTCTAATAAATGCCATCAATTTTCCAATTATTTGTGGATGGAATTCATTTTCCAATCTATTAAATAAAATCtaaagtaaataaattaatagacaataactaaaatttgaaatcaccataaattattattgaagtaccaaattaataaatcaaatttaatGACACTTAAATTTTTTAAGATATCTTTCAAACCATTAAGCAATATTTAGTGAAaatcatattatatattattgtcCTAATACAATGAATAAGAAATAGGGATATAATTCAACAACTCAACAAAATAAATATGAAGtaatttaattaaggttaataccaaattaaattaaaagtccATAATATATGGTCCCATAACTTTATCCATATATTGACATCTAACCTCCAAACAAATACTCACCGCTCTTTATTCTCAAaattcttcattttctttttgtaaTTTCCAAAAATAATCTAAAAGTCAAATAAAtctcttaaattttaaatatttttagaagacattttttcaaaagaaatttcaaatattgtaaaaataaaaacaacaattttcactataatttttgtcaatttttttaaaataatttttctaaggGTAGATCGACACTCATGCGTTTCAATCTCaatgtaaaaatttaaatataattacttttagacattcatcgagattaagaaagagaaaaagaaagagagcCTCGATTGATAAATTTGACTTTGTTGGGGATTGACCATGTAAATAATAAGATAGTAAAAATGGAGAAGAATGAGCATGAATATTTTGCATGAAAAACCATCAAAGAGGGAAAAACCATAGGCAAATGAAGCTTAGACTTTTCATTAAATAAGTAACTAAACGAGAGTATAATATGGATAAAATAAACCTAAATGTACTGAACGTACATAGCAAAACCCCAAAAACAATGATCTAATTCGAGAACAAATTTCTCTCTTTAGTTACTATGAAAACTCTCGTCAAAACTCATACATGACTACATCTTGTTGCCCTCAAGAAAAGCCCTTGCTGATTAGCTTCATAAATCAGAGATATAATGACCCTTTTAAATAGGCTAAGATCGAAGTTTCAATCGTACTAAAATATCACTGAAATAATCAGAGCTTAATTGGGATAAGAAGTCCTGCTTAAAGTTTAAAATGCGGCTGCCAAATAGGAGAATATGTCGTGATGTCACGATATCGCCATCTATTTCTCTGAAAATACGAGGCATACTCCATATACTTTTAATCTCATCTCTAATGGATGTAGAGGTTCATTGTTATTATACCATTTTTCTTATCATATATATAAGTTTCTAATGTATTCATGTCGTAAACATTGGACATGTGATAATGAAAAAAACATTTGTGTTGCAAAAAATTGCCCTCTTCcgcttttttatataatttttaatggtgttttgtaaattatattttttataataaatcttttaaatttatttatattcatgattcaacttataattttacataataagttattataaattttaaaatcattgaatttgtcattatttaaaaaataaatacacttaaatatttacaaatataaataatgttataataaatttttaattgtcacaatatttaaatttaatcaacaatttatatttactaattaataattaaaattaagttataaatttcacaaaatatactattataatattttaaaatattttaaaattattgtttatTTAAATTCAGTCTAATATCATTTATCATGTTTTTAAAGATGAACTTGTATAttattgtgatttaattttgtaataatattattaatgaaTCGTTACAAATTTTATGGGTAAAGAAAATTAGCATTATATATTATTacgaaaaataattattaaaattataattttactaaaatccaaaatataataaagaaaaaaatgatttttCTCTTGATGAAAGTAAATTTAATTATcctcaattatatatataatttaaaataatttccctTTATTGTTATTTATGTATGGCTGTTTAGCTTTTGTTTTGGCTTTAAATGAAGAAAATATAAAATTCCAAATCCATGCATTAATTGTAAATTTATTACAAAGTCGTCGTCTCGTAGTCTATTTTATATTTTCGCTTTGATTTTCCTCTTTATGCGGGGTCCACGTAGTGCTGTAACTGACAGACCTTTTTGCTTGGCTTCAAAGTCAAACATGTTTGCGTCATTCATGACGCAATAatactattaaaaataaaatgattattcTAAAAGTTTTTGTTAacagtttttttttctttgaaggtAAATGTGTTTCGGAGTGTTTGTATTTGTGTGAAAATTGATTAAAAAGTAGATACACGTGATATATCATATGTCATTGTTTGATTAGTTTACCAGCTACATCAATATTTGACAGTATGAATGATTGAAATTCTTAATAGAAATGATATTTGATCTAATGTATAGAGATAAATTTATCTCTTTTTTTAgtagaaaaaataaaatgtaatatgaAATCAATAACCCACCACTCCCTGTGTATGTTGTCATCGGTGTGGAACGTGTGGCGGTGAGAAGTGAAGGAAATAGGGACGGAAACTTGTTAACAGAGGTTGACGACTGTGATTATCTTGCTAAGAATTATTTTAAAGtttgaaaagtaaaataaaataaaatgccaCCTGTGAGGATTTTTATGCCACATCAACATTTTGttagaagaaaaagaaattttaatggaagtgactactttataaaattttttttaattagaatgattaaatcgaaaaaaaattagagtgttcaaaataaaataatccgtATTTTAAAGTGACCATGACTGTAAATTTTTCTTTATGGACCATTTTCAATATTCATAGACCAATTTTtgttgataaaatatataatttaaaataattgcaTTATTCTTTCttgttatttattatatttattaaatggattatataataaaaaaagtaaTATTCCTCTAAGTATCACACCATGTTCCGTCTTACTTAATAAGCAACAAAAACGCCACCTTTTGTTTAAAAAAACAAGCCACCATTTTGACAATTtcttaaactaaataaataatttttatttatcataatatataaataaattaattaattaaaaacaataacagtatttaaaaataatatatgctGTAGCTCTATATTacacatataaataaaaaagtaaatagttttaaaataaaaattaaaataatggaACACGTGTATTGTATATACGTAAGTGTTTAAGTATAAGACTTAATTAGGGTTAACTCCACTAAACATCCCTAAATTATTGTCAAGATTTTAAATCAATCCTTAAATTTCAAACCGTTGTTAGAATACCAATTTGGACATGACATTGAGTATTtttaaaacatgtaaaactataaGTACTTGTTTGCAATTCGAGCcatgttgtcttgtgttttaaaTATGCTTCATTTCGTATTTGAGCTAGTATTTAACATCAAAGTTAATGACGAGATTGATGAATGGGCTTAATAGTGCAACATTGATATTTGAAGGATTCAATTTGGGATGAAAGCAACAATTTGTCTTTGTTTAAACTTGGTCCTTGAACTTTTTCTTTGTCCACATTAATCTCGAAACTCGACAAAATTTTCTTGTTTGACCTTTGAATTTGGATTCTATTAAGGTACAGTGATATGTAGgggtgaaattaaattgtaatttttacgatagtaaaaatataattttatcattttaatagtctatatctttataattttttatcatttttaggagggccaaaatataattttatctttattaatttaaaattttaaaaattttaaaaggtcgaaataaaaaattttctattttaagggAGCTGAGCCCCTGCCATCCCCTAGCTACGCTTTAAGTGACATGATACTTTGAGATTATATCTTGTCATCattcaaaattcaaaagaaaatataaaaaaaatcaagtgATGATGTGATGTTATTTCATAGTACCACATCATTATAACTTAATAGAATCGAAactaaattagaaataaaaaaatagaccAAAAAGAAATTCAGAGACCAAGATGTAAAAATATTTCAAGTTCAAGGACTAAATTCACTTTATCCCATTCAATTATACCGTTTCGAAGCTGAAGGATCAATTCAAAAGTTAAATCATAGTTTAAGGATGTTTATTTAATTAACCCAtctaattcaaatacaattacgATTACAATCGTTGTAAAAGGAATCTGCCATTCGCGAGTTAGATGGTGAATTACAAAACCCTGAAATTTCCAGATGTTAATGACGGTCAAACTTAGACAACCCCGAAGACACAAAAAgtttagttttttcttttttgtccttttatatatttttttattcagTTTTCTGAAAATATGCCATTAGTCAAACTTTCAGAAtagaaaatttaaagaaaatcaaCAATAAAATCCAGTTTGTGATAAACATTTTCCTTTGGATTCTCCCTCTGTGTCTCTCTATATCTTTCATCCCATAGCTTTTTTTTTGGTATTCTTCCCCTTTTGattctttttccattttttttgtttatttaccACTGCATAGGCTCATCTGCGTTGGGTTTTCTTTGCATGGTTGTTTTTGTTCTTGGTTTATGTTTCTTTAGTTCGTTCATCCTCTGTTTGGATGGTGGGAAAGTGTGGGAAAACACAAAGAAATTCATTATCTAATCTTTAGCTTTCTAGGTTCTTTTTTTTTAGTTGAATTCTGgtgttgaaaattaaaaaaaaaacaaaaggagttttgggtctaattttttttatcataattGATTGATATCAATATATATTTTGGAAAAGGAAAATTGGGTTTTTTGGGATTAAGGATCAAACAGTTGGTGTGCATGTTAAAAGGTGTAATTAACAAGTGAAAAAAGATCATAGAATAGCAAGGATCTTTTGTGCTTTTATTatttcaattgcatgtgaattttttttagtgaattttgggttttttttaattaatttatttgtgTTTATACAAAGGTAAAAGGCCATGGATGGGAATGGAAGAGTTCACCCAGATTGTCCTAATGCTGCAAATCCCTACCATGAATGTGGTGGACTTTGCTTAGAGAAGATTGCTGAAGGCAAAGGACCAAAGGCAAAAGAAACTAAAAAGTCATTAAGTAAATCAATCTCATCCTTCTTTATTTGCTCTATTTTTAGCTTTTTATGGAAGTTTGTTAAATGTTTGCTTTTTCCCCATTGAATCTGCGTCATGGCTGTTGTAAGTTGTTCAATTCTATTAGCCTTTTTAGGTGTGTAATGTTGTTATGACCCGACTTATGGCCAGGGCGTTTACTTACAGAGGGATGTTTTTAGTTTTGTATTTGTATCTAATTTTCCGGCCACCACTATTATTTTTACACTAATCGCAGCTAAACATATCGCGTATCCATAGGGGCTCTTAAACCGTGGGGCATGGGCTGTTTCTTATGTATATGAGTCGGAATTGTCGGTAAACTACTATGGAGGCTCGTAGGAGTCGGATTATATTTTGTTCATTCTACTTAAAAAAATAGATTAATCCTTCTATGTTAGAtcaataagtaaattaattttttttgctaGAAATTTTATCTATTCGTACTATTAAGCTCGCCGTATGAAGCTCTTAATGTTCTTCTTAATGTCTTAGCACTTGGTTTCCCCTCGGTTGTATTTTCACTTTAGGTTGGCCAATACCGACAGTTCATAAAGCTACACTAGAAACCTAGAAAAGTTGTGCATAACGAAAGGAATGATAATTCCGGGTTTGAGTGCATACATTGTTGCATCATGTTCCTTACTAGAGTTCTTATCATCGTAGGTTCAAAATTTCTTGATGCTTCCAGAAGCTTTGGCCGGAAAAAGAAGGGATCCGACTCTCTGCTGAGATCCCCTAAAGCACTCGAGACTACCCCTGCAATAGGTGCAGTTTATCCTGGTGGCCCTAGGTCACCTCGTTCTCATTTTTCTAGAAAGAAAATGGAAGCAGAAAACGGTGAGTCGTATTCATCTTCCGAGCAACACTCTGGCGAGATATATTCCCAAGATCAATCATTCGAGAAGGCGCCAATTCAGTACTCTCAGCCACTGCATATGTCTGGGAAAATCACGGTATGTCCCTTTCTTACCGGAAAACTATCGTGTCGACACACTTGCACATGATACCATTAATTATTCTCAGTTTTATATGCCATCTTCTCTTACAGCCTCCTGTCGATACACCGACCAAATTTACACAAACAGAGAAGGTAAAAGATTCCCCGAAGATGAGTTCTGATGCAAATATGAACGATGAGAAAGTAAATGCCATTAGCTCGGCTTTTAGTTTCTTAATCGGCCAAGATCACGAAGAGAGCGACGATGAGGCGGAAGAAGTCGAATCTGTTATCTCCGATTCATGTGTATCGGTCGGAAAATACCATGTCAAAGCAAGCATCTCGACGATCCTACAATCAATTTTCGAAAAATACGGAGACATAGCAGCTAATTGTCAACTAGAATCGGCTTCGATGCGTGCTTATTACTTAGAATGCTTGTGTGCCGTAATTCAAGAGCTACATTCCATCCCATTCAAGCAACTAACTAAAGCAAAAATAAAGGAAATGTTCGCTGTTCTCAAAGACGTAGAATCCGCGCACATCGACGTTGATTGGCTTCGTGCTTTACTCAACGAAATCTCAGAAGCTCTCGAGCTTGTTAATCAACGTCAAACTTTCGAAGCCAAAAAGACCAAGTACAATCAGTCTTTAGAGTCGGTAAGGAAAGAGCTAGAGTTGAAAATGGACGAACTAGCtcgaaaagaaaaagaa encodes:
- the LOC108476382 gene encoding uncharacterized protein LOC108476382, with amino-acid sequence MDGNGRVHPDCPNAANPYHECGGLCLEKIAEGKGPKAKETKKSLSSKFLDASRSFGRKKKGSDSLLRSPKALETTPAIGAVYPGGPRSPRSHFSRKKMEAENGESYSSSEQHSGEIYSQDQSFEKAPIQYSQPLHMSGKITPPVDTPTKFTQTEKVKDSPKMSSDANMNDEKVNAISSAFSFLIGQDHEESDDEAEEVESVISDSCVSVGKYHVKASISTILQSIFEKYGDIAANCQLESASMRAYYLECLCAVIQELHSIPFKQLTKAKIKEMFAVLKDVESAHIDVDWLRALLNEISEALELVNQRQTFEAKKTKYNQSLESVRKELELKMDELARKEKEAADARKQVAETKARLDEIEHQCSELDKTISTIASITDKFHGKSLADEIL